In Mongoliitalea daihaiensis, one DNA window encodes the following:
- a CDS encoding T9SS type B sorting domain-containing protein has protein sequence MKIKALFLFIILLNFSFLKSSYATHIRAGEIIAERISTQTLTYRITVVGYTDTRSNVIFGPGEINFGDGREVTLNTEAEIAFTEPLGNQIEKNTFVVTHTYQGPGQYVIRFREFNRNDRTLNMDNSVDTPFYVETMITIDPFIGINNSPVLTIPPVDNGGVNIRYIHNPGAYDPDGDSIAYLFDENTVRPRQAFQRFVNNYRSPASSEFSFNREDGSPNPFISMNRDGDLIWDAPGLAGQYNIAFQIQEWRKIDGQYRLIGYVVRDMQIIIENTNNRRPELILPPDLCVVAGTRIEEIIQGVDPDGDPIRIEVFGDPIEISPSATYTPVSVFQPSPGIVTFNWQTVCSHVREREYQVRIRISDQPRSGPSLVDIRTWNIRVIGPPPVVDDLVQQQGRSVDIRWDPYTCANSAQTMQVWRRINSDPYEPDSCETGIRAGFELVGTTNMQTFNFIDTNGGNGLAPGNTYCYRLVAAFPQPRSGESIVSEEICITIDVDVPLITNVSVEATDPENGEIFVRWTPPYDIDQEQFPGPFNYELIRSTGFTGNQNRVSLLTTDDTVFTDTGLNTENLVYNYRVILRENTTVIDSSSKASSVRLEPTIINEAIELNWTFDVPWNNSVGEFAHEVYRNRTDPLAQDADTFTLIAEVNPVTEGFRYFDDGSHNGVTLQKEIEYCYYVVTKGNYNVDMIEFPLENKSQIICARPDDDRLPCPPILTFEGPDCADFLSDKPCNFNNFEHELSWEPDFSGVCDDELSGYRLYFRDNDGDGPFDMIRTFTVFESSAVIRNLPTYRGCYYITAVDRSGNESEPSNTVCVDNCPNYELPNAFTPNNDGVNDTFMAFDTPFIRCPRFVLGVEISIVNRWGVEMFRYNSTQSAENDIFIRWNGRDKNNNEVPAGTYFYEATVNFDVLDPALRMRKYKGTVQVLR, from the coding sequence ATGAAAATCAAGGCGCTCTTTTTATTTATTATCCTACTGAATTTCAGTTTTTTAAAGTCTTCCTACGCAACACATATTCGTGCTGGGGAGATTATTGCTGAACGAATTTCTACTCAAACCCTCACCTACAGGATTACAGTCGTGGGTTATACGGATACTCGTTCCAACGTCATTTTTGGCCCTGGAGAAATTAATTTTGGAGATGGAAGAGAGGTGACACTGAACACCGAAGCTGAAATTGCCTTTACAGAACCTTTAGGTAACCAAATTGAGAAAAATACTTTTGTAGTCACCCATACCTATCAAGGACCAGGGCAGTATGTCATTCGATTCCGGGAATTCAACCGGAATGACCGTACACTTAATATGGATAACTCGGTAGATACGCCTTTTTACGTGGAAACCATGATTACGATTGATCCATTTATTGGTATCAATAACTCCCCTGTATTGACTATTCCTCCAGTGGACAATGGCGGTGTTAATATTCGATACATTCACAATCCTGGAGCCTATGACCCGGATGGAGACAGCATTGCCTATTTATTTGATGAAAACACTGTCCGTCCCCGTCAGGCATTCCAACGATTTGTAAACAATTACAGAAGCCCTGCATCTTCAGAATTCAGTTTCAATAGAGAAGACGGAAGTCCCAATCCTTTTATTTCCATGAATAGAGATGGAGATTTAATTTGGGACGCACCAGGTTTGGCGGGTCAGTACAACATTGCCTTCCAGATACAAGAATGGAGAAAAATCGATGGACAATATCGGCTCATTGGGTATGTAGTCCGGGATATGCAGATTATTATTGAAAACACCAATAATAGAAGACCTGAATTGATTTTACCACCTGATCTCTGTGTAGTAGCTGGGACACGTATTGAGGAAATAATCCAAGGAGTGGATCCGGACGGTGACCCCATACGGATAGAAGTATTTGGAGACCCCATTGAAATTAGTCCTAGCGCTACCTATACGCCAGTCAGTGTATTCCAGCCTAGTCCAGGAATCGTAACTTTCAATTGGCAAACTGTTTGTTCTCATGTGCGTGAAAGGGAGTACCAGGTACGTATACGGATTTCAGACCAACCTAGATCAGGGCCATCCCTTGTAGATATCCGAACATGGAATATACGAGTCATTGGTCCACCTCCTGTGGTCGATGATTTAGTACAACAGCAGGGAAGATCTGTGGATATTCGTTGGGACCCTTACACCTGTGCCAATTCAGCGCAAACCATGCAAGTATGGAGACGAATCAATTCCGATCCCTATGAACCTGATTCCTGTGAAACGGGTATTCGTGCTGGATTTGAATTGGTGGGTACTACCAATATGCAAACTTTCAATTTCATTGATACCAATGGAGGAAATGGATTAGCACCTGGCAACACTTATTGCTATCGCTTGGTAGCGGCTTTCCCTCAACCTCGATCGGGAGAAAGCATCGTTTCCGAAGAAATCTGTATTACAATAGATGTCGATGTGCCACTGATTACCAATGTGAGCGTGGAAGCAACAGATCCAGAAAATGGAGAAATTTTCGTCCGCTGGACACCTCCCTATGATATTGATCAGGAGCAATTCCCAGGTCCGTTTAATTACGAATTGATCCGAAGCACAGGGTTTACAGGGAATCAAAATCGTGTTTCTTTATTAACCACGGATGACACTGTTTTCACAGACACTGGACTCAATACAGAAAATCTTGTGTACAATTATCGGGTGATTTTAAGAGAAAACACCACTGTTATTGACAGTTCGAGCAAAGCCTCTTCTGTGCGACTAGAACCTACAATTATCAACGAAGCCATTGAATTGAATTGGACATTTGATGTTCCATGGAATAATTCGGTTGGAGAATTCGCTCATGAAGTTTACAGAAACCGCACAGATCCTTTGGCGCAGGATGCAGATACCTTCACATTGATAGCCGAAGTAAATCCAGTAACAGAAGGTTTCCGCTATTTTGACGATGGTTCTCACAATGGAGTGACACTTCAAAAAGAAATTGAGTATTGCTACTATGTCGTCACCAAAGGAAATTACAATGTAGACATGATAGAATTCCCGCTGGAAAACAAATCGCAAATTATCTGTGCAAGACCAGATGACGATAGGCTACCATGTCCTCCAATCCTTACATTCGAAGGACCCGATTGTGCAGATTTCTTATCTGATAAACCATGTAATTTTAACAATTTTGAACATGAGTTGAGTTGGGAGCCAGATTTCTCGGGTGTTTGCGATGATGAATTGAGCGGCTATCGTTTGTATTTCAGAGACAATGATGGAGATGGCCCATTTGATATGATTCGGACGTTTACCGTGTTTGAATCATCAGCAGTTATCCGGAACCTCCCAACATATAGAGGTTGCTATTACATCACAGCAGTGGATCGATCAGGCAATGAAAGTGAGCCAAGTAATACCGTATGTGTTGATAATTGTCCTAATTACGAGTTGCCGAACGCCTTTACGCCAAATAACGATGGAGTAAATGATACATTCATGGCCTTTGATACACCTTTCATCAGATGCCCACGATTTGTACTTGGGGTGGAAATCTCCATCGTGAATAGATGGGGTGTAGAAATGTTCCGATATAACAGTACCCAATCAGCAGAAAATGATATCTTCATTCGCTGGAACGGGCGTGATAAAAACAACAATGAAGTTCCTGCAGGAACCTATTTCTACGAAGCAACTGTCAATTTCGATGTCTTGGATCCTGCTTTGCGAATGCGTAAGTACAAAGGGACTGTCCAAGTACTTCGATGA
- a CDS encoding thiol-disulfide oxidoreductase DCC family protein: MTVTEKFHIVLFDGVCNLCNNSVDFIIRRDTKNVFKVGAIQDAHTQRLLESFEIPADYLDSLIYIHQDQVYYKSRGALEITRNLGGLWPILYGLIIIPAFIRDPIYDWIARNRYRWFGKKETCRLPTSEERAKFLTAEDLE; this comes from the coding sequence ATGACAGTTACTGAAAAATTCCATATTGTCCTCTTCGATGGGGTTTGCAATTTGTGTAATAACTCGGTGGATTTCATTATCCGCCGAGATACCAAAAATGTATTTAAAGTTGGCGCAATACAAGATGCGCATACCCAAAGGCTCTTAGAGTCCTTTGAGATACCTGCGGATTATTTGGACTCCTTAATTTACATTCATCAAGATCAGGTGTATTACAAAAGCCGAGGGGCCTTAGAAATTACCCGAAACCTTGGAGGACTTTGGCCAATTTTATATGGATTGATCATCATTCCGGCATTTATCAGAGACCCCATCTACGATTGGATTGCCCGTAACCGCTACCGATGGTTTGGTAAGAAGGAAACATGCAGATTGCCCACATCTGAGGAACGGGCAAAATTCCTTACCGCCGAAGACTTAGAATAA
- a CDS encoding carbonic anhydrase — protein MKLQEVFGNNEEWIQKKLSENPAYFHELSKGQEPKILYIGCSDSRVTAEELMGVAPGDVFVHRNIANLVIGIDVNAMAVLHYAVDHLKVDHIVLCGHYFCGGVKAAMQAADLGVLNPWLRNIRDVYRLHQAELDGIENENDRYNRLIELNVQEQCINLLKTATVQKAIRQRGVQVHGWVFDVSTGKLIDLKIDFKSILSKIMEIYDLGE, from the coding sequence ATGAAGCTACAGGAAGTATTTGGGAACAATGAGGAATGGATTCAGAAGAAACTTTCCGAAAATCCAGCTTATTTTCATGAACTCTCCAAAGGACAGGAGCCAAAAATTCTTTACATAGGCTGTTCTGATTCCCGTGTGACTGCAGAGGAATTGATGGGCGTTGCTCCGGGGGATGTCTTTGTTCATCGAAATATCGCCAACTTGGTTATTGGCATTGATGTCAATGCCATGGCAGTTTTACATTATGCAGTGGACCATTTAAAAGTGGACCATATTGTCTTATGTGGACATTACTTTTGCGGAGGCGTAAAAGCTGCCATGCAAGCAGCCGATTTGGGTGTATTGAATCCTTGGCTACGAAATATCCGGGATGTGTACAGACTTCATCAAGCCGAGTTAGATGGGATTGAAAATGAAAATGACCGATACAATCGCCTGATCGAGTTAAATGTACAAGAACAATGCATCAACCTCCTCAAAACAGCCACTGTTCAAAAGGCTATTCGCCAAAGAGGTGTGCAAGTACATGGATGGGTTTTTGACGTTTCTACAGGAAAGCTGATAGACTTAAAGATAGATTTCAAAAGCATCCTCTCCAAAATCATGGAAATCTACGATTTGGGAGAGTAG